CTGGAATCGAATCGTGAAGTACTGATCCAGCAAGGCCAGCGGTTGGGGGCCGCCGTCGGCCATGGCCGTGGGCATCCCTGTTAGAGGCAGCGCGAACAGCAGCAGCAACATCCAGCGAGTCTTCATGCTTTCTCCGTAGTGGTGAGTGTATCTCGCGCCTTTCCGGAAGCAGCTTCACCGGCGGCGAGGTGCAGCAACAGGTCTCTTAGACGCGCCAAGACTTCCGCGGCCTGTGTGGACTTGAGCGGGAATTTCAGGATGCCGGCCGGCGTAAACTGCGCCCCGCGTTCACCAGCGACGAAACGGGCCAGGCGGCCTGGATCGATGTTGGCGGCAGGGGAGAAGTGCAACTGCACTTCGTGGCGGCGGCGCTCGATCATGGTCACGCCCTGGCCGGCGGCCACGAGGCGTAATGCGGCGTACTCCAGCAAATGGCCGACAGCGGGCGGAAGCGGGCCGTAGCGGTCGGCCAGTTCGGCGCGCACATCGGCAAGCTGGGATTCCGACTCTACACCGGCCACGCGCTTGTACATGCGCAGACGCTGGTTCTCATCCGGAATGTATTCCGGCGAAATGCGGATGGGCAGGCCCAGGTTGATCTGGGTCTCGGCGGGCGCGCGTGGCGCTTCCTGCCCTTGCAGTTCGCGCACCGTCGTCTCCAGCATCTGGGTGTAGAGCTCGAAGCCCACGGCTTCGACGTGGCCGCTCTGCTCCGCGCCCAGCAGGTTGCCGGCACCCCGCAGCTCCAGGTCGAGCGCCGCCAGCTTGAACCCGGCGCCCAGGTCGGAGAACTCCTTGAGAGCGGCAAGGCGGCGCCGGGCAACCGGGGTGAGTTCATCCCCGCCGGGCACCAGCAGGTAGGCATAGGCACGCCGGTTGGAACGGCCCACGCGTCCGCGAAGCTGATAAAGATCGGCCAGGCCGAAACGATCGGCGCGATGAATGAGGATGGTGTTGCACAAGGGGATGTCCAGGCCGTTTTCGATGATGGTGGTGGAGACCAGCACGTCGGCGTCGTGGCGCATGAAGCGGAGCATGACCTTTTCCAGTTCGTTCTCCGACATCTGTCCATGTCCCACCAGCACCCGGGCTCGCGGGGCCAGCTCCTGGATGCGGGCCGCCATTTCGTAAATGGTGTCCACACGGTTGTGGACGAAATAGACCTGGCCGCCGCGCTCCAGCTCATGCTCGATGGCGGTGCGAATGAGCGGCTCGTCGAAGGCGGCCACCACGGTCTGGATGGCTATGCGGTCGCGCGGCGGAGTCTCGATCACGCTCATGTCCCGCAAGCCGACCAGCGACATGTGCAGGGTGCGGGGGATGGGTGTGGCCGACATGGTCAGGACATCCACTTCCTTCTTGAGCTGCTTCAGCCGTTCCTTATGGCGGACGCCGAAGCGCTGTTCTTCATCCACGATCACCAGGCCGAGATTCGGGAAGTGCACATCGCCGGAGAGCAGCCGGTGGGTGCCGATGACGATATCCACCTTGCCGGCCTCGACGCGCGCCAGGATCTCCTTCTGCTGCTTGGCGGTGCGGAAGCGGCTGAGCATTTCGACCGCGATGGGAAAGGCAGCGAAGCGTTGGCGGAAGGTTTCATAGTGCTGGAAGACGAGCACGGTGGTGGGCGCCAGCACCACCACCTGTTTGTTGTCGCCCACGGCCTTAAAGGCGGCGCGCATGGCGACCTCGGTCTTGCCGTAGCCCACGTCGCCGCACAGCAGGCGATCCATGGGCTGGGTGGACTGCATGTCGCGCTTGACGTCCACGACGGCCTGTTCCTGGTCTTCCGTCTCGCTGTGCTCGAAGGCGTCCTCGAACTCGCGTTGCCATTCGCTGTCGGCCGGGAAGGAGTGGCCCGCAGCGGCACGGCGCTGGGCATAGAGCTTGAGCAGCTCGTCGGCCATCTCCTGCATGGCCTTCCTGACCCGGGCCTTGGTGCGCGTCCAGGCGGCGCTGCCCAGGCGCGCCAGCGGCGGTGCGGCGCCCTCCGCCGAGCGGTACTTCTGCACCAGGTCCAGCCGGGTGAGCGGCACATAGAGCTTGGCGCCCTCGGCGTACTCCAGCACCATGAACTCCGCGGCGGAGTCGCCATGGGCGATCTCCTTCAGGCCCAGGTAGCGCCCGATGCCGTGCTCCACGTGGACCACGTAGTCGCCCACCGCCAGGTCGCGGAAGTCAGAGAGGAACGCGGAGACCTTGGACTTGCGGCGAACCGGTTGCGCAATGACGGTTTCCGACTCGTCGAACAGGTCGCGGGCCCCGAACAGGGCCAGGGCCGCGCCGGGCAGGATGGCGCCATCAGGAATCGAAGCTTTAACTACTGTTGTAGTAGTGAGATCTTCCGCCAGGTAGCCGCTCTCCTCCAGCCAGGTTTCGCTGCCGGAGCCGGTGCGGGAGCCCAGGCGATAGGGGAGACCATACTCCGCCAGGACCTCGGCGATACGCTCCACCTCGCCCGCATTGGGAGCGGCGAAGACCACGTGCTGGCCTTCCGCCGTAAGGCGCTTTACCTCCTCCACCATCGAGGGGATGGAGCCGTGGAAACGGGGCGCGGGCTGGGACAACAACGACAATTGTAGTTGTTCTCCCGAGCTCTCGATGCCCAAGTGCTCCAGCGCGCCGCCGGGCTGGCTGTCAACAAGCGGTACAAGCTGTTCCGGCGGCAGATACAGCTCTTCCGGGGGCGCCAGCCGGCCCACCCCGCTGCGTTCGTGGGCGGCCTCGACTCTCTCCCACCAGTGCTCGAGTTCCGACCGCATGAGGGCGGGCTCATCGACCATGACCACAGACGCGGGGAGGAGGTCCAGCAGCGTACCTTCGCTGCCGGAAAGCGGGGCATAGAGCTCCCAGCCGGGGAAGACGGTCACGCCGGTAGCGGCCATGGCCCGTTCGAGGGTGACCTCGGCTCCGGCCACCCGCCTGCCGGAGAGCCGGGCGTGGATGGCGGCGAGCATCTCCTGCCGGACCGGGGTCTCGGTGAGCGGCAGAAGCAGGGCCTGGTCGAGCGGGGCAGAGGACCGTTGCGAGGCCGGCTCGAACTTGCGAATGGACTCGATCTCATCGCCGAAGAACTCCACCCGCACCGGGCGGTCGGCCTCCGGCGAATAGACGTCCAGGATGCCGCCCCGCACGGCGTATTCGCCGGGCATCTCCACCAGGTCGGCGGGGGCGTAGCCGACCTCGTTCAGGTGCTCGGTCAGCGCCTGGATATCCAGCGCTTCGCCGCGGCGCAGCACGCGACCCAGCCCGGCGTAGTACTCCGCAGAGCGCAGGCGCATGGCGGCGGCGGCCACCGGCACAATGACGATGGATGCCTCGCCGCTGGCGATCTTCCATAGCGTAGCCGCGCGCTGCTCCTGGATCTCCGGGTGGGGCGAGAGATTGTCATAGGGCAGGGCGTCATAAGCGGGCAGGACCAGCACCGACTGCGGATCTGCCGCGCCCGTCAACTCGCAGAAGGCGCGCAGCACCGGAGCCAGGTCTTCCGCGGCGTGATTGTTGCCTACCACGGCCACCAGCGGTCGCATCAGCCGGTGGTGAAGCAGCGCCAGATAGAGGGCTTTAGCGGTGGGGGTGAGGCCGGAGACACTTATCCGCCCCGCGCCGGCCCGGAGGTGGGGTATGGCGCGCGCCAGGGCGTCCAGCTTTTCCACGTCCGCAAAGAGCTGGCGGACGAAGGGAAGAATCATGCGAAGTTCATTCTAACAGCCGCGCGGGAACCGTCTGGTATAGTACTGGCCTTTCCCGAGGTCCCATGCCCCGCAAGCTGGACCGCTCCCGCGAACTGCAGAAGAAGGCCGAGGCGCTGATGCCCGGCGGCGTGAGCTCACCGGTGCGCGCTTTCCTGGCGGTGGGTGGCGAGCCGCCCTTCCTGGTGCGCGGCCGCGGGGCGCGCGTCTGGGACGCCGACGACAACGAGTATCTCGATTACCTGGGCTCCTGGGGGCCGCTGATCCTGGGCCACGCCGAGCCTCGCGTGGTGGCGGAGGTCGAGTTGGCGGCGCGCAACGGCACCAGCTTCGGCGCCTCCACGCCGGCGGAGGCCGCGCTGGCGGACCTGGTCACCGAGGCCATGCCGTCGATCGAGAAGATCCGCTTCGTCAATTCGGGCACCGAAGCGACCATGTCCGCCATCCGCGTGGCCCGCGCCTTCACCGGGCGCAAGTACGTGATCAAATTCGAAGGCTGCTACCACGGACATGCCGATTCGCTGCTGGTGAAGGCGGGCTCGGGAGTGGCCACGCTGGGCATTCCGGGCTCGGCGGGCGTACCGGAGTTCATCGCGCAGTTCACGCTGGCGCTTCCTTTCAACAACGTGGAGGCGCTGCAGGACGCCTTCCGGCGGCTGCCGGGGGAGATCGCCTGCGTCATCGTAGAGCCGGTGGTGGGCAACATGGGCGTAGTGAAGCCCGCGCCTGGATACCTGGACGCGCTGCGCTACATCACCTCGCGCCACGGGGCGCTGCTCATCTTCGATGAAGTGATGACCGGCTTCCGGCTGGCCTGGGGTGGAGCCCAGGGACGCTACGGCGTGGTGCCGGACATGACCACGCTGGGCAAGATCATCGGCGGCGGCCTGCCGGTGGGCGCCTACGGCGGCCCGGCGGAGATGATGGACCTGGTGGCGCCGCTGGGGCCGGTGTACCAGGCGGGAACACTCTCCGGCAATCCGCTGGCCATGGCTGCAGGCCTGGCAACGCTGCGCTATCTGCAGGAGCATCGCCGCACCTTCTACACCGGCCTGGAAGACCTGACGCGGCAACTGGTGGCGGGCGTGACGGAGGCGGCGCAGCAGAACGGCATCGCGCTGACCCACAACCAGGCGGGCTCCATGTTTACCTGGTTTTTCACCAACACCGAGGTACGCGACTGGGCCACCGCCCAGCAAGCGGATGCCGCGCTCTATGGCCGCTTCCATCGCGGCATGCTCGACGAGGGCGTGTATCTTCCGCCGTCGCAGTTCGAAGCCGCATTCCTCAGCGGCGCCCACACCGACGACGACGTCAGCCAGACCATCGAGGCGGCGCTGCACGTGTTCGCAGAGATGAGCCGGGAGCAACGGGCGAAGAAGAGCTAAGAGGAATTCGACGCGGAGCCCGCCATCATCTCCGGCACGGTGACGAACTCAAATCCTTGGCTCTTATAGTGCGGGACGATGCGCCGCG
This genomic stretch from Terriglobales bacterium harbors:
- the mfd gene encoding transcription-repair coupling factor, whose translation is MILPFVRQLFADVEKLDALARAIPHLRAGAGRISVSGLTPTAKALYLALLHHRLMRPLVAVVGNNHAAEDLAPVLRAFCELTGAADPQSVLVLPAYDALPYDNLSPHPEIQEQRAATLWKIASGEASIVIVPVAAAAMRLRSAEYYAGLGRVLRRGEALDIQALTEHLNEVGYAPADLVEMPGEYAVRGGILDVYSPEADRPVRVEFFGDEIESIRKFEPASQRSSAPLDQALLLPLTETPVRQEMLAAIHARLSGRRVAGAEVTLERAMAATGVTVFPGWELYAPLSGSEGTLLDLLPASVVMVDEPALMRSELEHWWERVEAAHERSGVGRLAPPEELYLPPEQLVPLVDSQPGGALEHLGIESSGEQLQLSLLSQPAPRFHGSIPSMVEEVKRLTAEGQHVVFAAPNAGEVERIAEVLAEYGLPYRLGSRTGSGSETWLEESGYLAEDLTTTTVVKASIPDGAILPGAALALFGARDLFDESETVIAQPVRRKSKVSAFLSDFRDLAVGDYVVHVEHGIGRYLGLKEIAHGDSAAEFMVLEYAEGAKLYVPLTRLDLVQKYRSAEGAAPPLARLGSAAWTRTKARVRKAMQEMADELLKLYAQRRAAAGHSFPADSEWQREFEDAFEHSETEDQEQAVVDVKRDMQSTQPMDRLLCGDVGYGKTEVAMRAAFKAVGDNKQVVVLAPTTVLVFQHYETFRQRFAAFPIAVEMLSRFRTAKQQKEILARVEAGKVDIVIGTHRLLSGDVHFPNLGLVIVDEEQRFGVRHKERLKQLKKEVDVLTMSATPIPRTLHMSLVGLRDMSVIETPPRDRIAIQTVVAAFDEPLIRTAIEHELERGGQVYFVHNRVDTIYEMAARIQELAPRARVLVGHGQMSENELEKVMLRFMRHDADVLVSTTIIENGLDIPLCNTILIHRADRFGLADLYQLRGRVGRSNRRAYAYLLVPGGDELTPVARRRLAALKEFSDLGAGFKLAALDLELRGAGNLLGAEQSGHVEAVGFELYTQMLETTVRELQGQEAPRAPAETQINLGLPIRISPEYIPDENQRLRMYKRVAGVESESQLADVRAELADRYGPLPPAVGHLLEYAALRLVAAGQGVTMIERRRHEVQLHFSPAANIDPGRLARFVAGERGAQFTPAGILKFPLKSTQAAEVLARLRDLLLHLAAGEAASGKARDTLTTTEKA
- the hemL gene encoding glutamate-1-semialdehyde 2,1-aminomutase, whose translation is MPRKLDRSRELQKKAEALMPGGVSSPVRAFLAVGGEPPFLVRGRGARVWDADDNEYLDYLGSWGPLILGHAEPRVVAEVELAARNGTSFGASTPAEAALADLVTEAMPSIEKIRFVNSGTEATMSAIRVARAFTGRKYVIKFEGCYHGHADSLLVKAGSGVATLGIPGSAGVPEFIAQFTLALPFNNVEALQDAFRRLPGEIACVIVEPVVGNMGVVKPAPGYLDALRYITSRHGALLIFDEVMTGFRLAWGGAQGRYGVVPDMTTLGKIIGGGLPVGAYGGPAEMMDLVAPLGPVYQAGTLSGNPLAMAAGLATLRYLQEHRRTFYTGLEDLTRQLVAGVTEAAQQNGIALTHNQAGSMFTWFFTNTEVRDWATAQQADAALYGRFHRGMLDEGVYLPPSQFEAAFLSGAHTDDDVSQTIEAALHVFAEMSREQRAKKS